The Pseudomonadota bacterium genome contains the following window.
AAATAAATTTCGTTCTGTTTCCCGAATTCTTCTATGATATGCCCGGCTATTTTCGCAGCATGTGCCTGGCCTTTTTTGCACACAATATGGACTCTTTTCATGTGAATACCTCTTGAATTACGTCAAACGCAACGACTGTTCTTTTTCGCATGACAAGGCCGTAGAGTAACGCATGACGTTTTTTTAACACATTGTTTGTCATTATTTTAACGTTTAATTCCTTAAGTATCTATCTCTCAAATGTAATGATACTGCTGTGAGCAATTTAAAAGCATTTTCCACGGTTGCCGTCTTATCGGGGTTAAGCAGATTACAAGTGGCCGGTGCAAGCAGGCTGTTTCCAATAATCATATCCATATCAACCCCTTTTTTCTCCAGAACTCTCCACATATTCACAAGCCTTCCGGATATGCTTTCCACATCCTCCCCTGAAAACTCTTCATAATATGTCGGTACTATGCCCCAACTTACCAAACCTCCCCTTTCCAGATATTTCTCAACATTGTCGTATGTTACAAAAATATCCCCGAAAGCGTAGGCATTGAAAGACAATATCTCGATGTTCAGGGAGAGTAAAAAATCCCAGTCAGGATTCCCGCACAGATGAAGGCCACGCGGTCCTTCTATATTGTTAAAGAAAGCGGTGAGTTCCTGTTTGGCCTTCACATTTTCATATCCGCACATGGCATTGAATATAAATTCGAGACCAGGGTCATCCACCCACACAAAGGCATTCTCATTCTTCATCTTCAACTCACTGTACTGTACATTTACCTTTTTTTGAATAAAAGAAAAGACAAGTGCACGCATTTCTTCATTATAAACTATAGGTTTATCATTCTCATCAACTATTTTCAGTGCAAGACTTATCGGGCTTATCACCTGGCCTCTGACAGATTTATACAAGGCAAGGTCCTGCGATAAAAATTGCCGGTATACAAGCGAATACCTGTCGGATATTCTGAAAAAATCAGGGTCATCTTCCCTCTCAAGATATGCCGGTATATCGTCCATAAACTTATCCGTATCAACAAACATCCTTAATCGTTCCTTATCTATGACAATACCGGGGAAGTTCTCCATGGCCTGCACATACATATCCTCATAATACGAAACCCCCGGCAACTGTGGCCAGAAAGGAATATCCAGGCCAAGGGCATGTTTTAACGCCGCATCAATATCAATATGGGGCATAATCCCCATTGCAGTCGTTGACAACTCCCCTTTAAATTTCAATCGTTTATTCACATTAAATCCTTAACAGATGGCCATACTGTTGTCAATCAATAGATTCCTCGAAGCCCTGCTTCGGGGTAGTTCATTTTTTTATCTCCTGCTGCCGGATGGATTGAATTACTCTCATAATGGTAGTATAATATCAATAGTTGATAAGATAAGTAGAAACTCCATCAAAGGATTGAAGGGGTGAACAATGAAAAAGACTCTTTTATTGGCTGTATTTATTCTGCTGGCGCTCTCCTTCGCTCTCCCTGCCGAAAGCTATTACAGGGGAGCTGGATATTACGGTGGGTATCGTTACTATCGGTATCATGGATGGAATTATCCACAGGTTTTTTTCGGAACATCGCTCATAGTACCGTGGTATGTTCCGGTTGCCCCTCCTGTATATGTCTACACCCAGCCGGTTGTTTATGGCGTTCCCGCTCAAAATCAAGCCTATGCATATCCGGACCCTGAATTTATAGCAAAGTACAAAAAGGGCGAGAACCCTCCCGGAGAATGGGTTACAGTTCCCGGCCAGTGGGTGGATAGCACATGGGTCCCTTCACACAAGGTACAAGTTCAGGTGAATCCTTAATATTTCATAACGGCATACTTTCCAGTATAGAATCAGGCGGCTATGGAAAATAATATCAATAAATAACACATTTCTTTTTGCATCCGGCAGTCTTTTTACCGGTACACTCCGCCCCTATCCCTACCCTGTGGCACAGGAAGAGATCATACTTTAAAGGATCTTCAGGAGAAAACTTTTTCAGTGCCTCGGTTATCTCCTTGGCTGCCCTGTATGTCGGGGTTTTACACCCCGTCCAACCGAGACATCTGCCAATCTTGAATAGATGTGTATCAAGGGGAATGATCAGATTTTTCTTATCAATAAAATTCCATAAACCAATATCCACTTCATCTTTTCTTACCATCCAACGAAAATAAAGGTTCCATCTCTTCAATGGGCTCGACTTTAACGGCTTTGGAAAGAAAAATGTGAGTTCATTGCTCTTTCCGAAAAAATGTTCTCTCACCTTCCACAGCGTTTCCCTCGTGTCGCCTTGATAAAAATACTCGATCATCTTCCCGATACTGTCGAATTCATCAATTATTTTTTTCAAAACATTGAATAGATCAGCAATGTCTTCGCCTTTTTGAAACCGGTAATACAAACTGTTAAACCCTGAAAAATCTCCTTGCTGTATAAACGCACCCAGATTGCCGCCCATAAGCTTGAAAATGCTCGTAAGAAATCTCTTAAAGAGGTCTATCTTTCCATAGGCAAACTGGGAGGCAAGAAACCCTGCTATCTCTTTATCTCTATTTTCACCGTACCTATGCAAAAACTCAACGGGGTCATTATCGGCAAGCCCTTGCAGGCTCCCTCTTTCTTGTATGTATATTTCTTCCAGATTAATTTGCTATCTCCTGGTTTACATTTTATGGTTCACAACAAAGGCAGTTGAAAAGGTAAAATATGTAACATGGAACAATTCATTTACTGTTTGCCATTCGCTGTTTTCAGCCTGTTTTTCCATTCGATGATATGGTCCTTGAATAACTTGCCTGCTTCTTCCACGCTGTCGTTCCACTCATCCCATGCCTGGATGTTAGGCTCTACACCGCTGCCTGTAATGCCTATCTCTCCCAGACGATTTGTTATTTTCTCTCTGACCGTTGTCTCCCTTTTCCCCGTCTCGTCTAAAAAGGTTTTCTGCATCATTTCCATTTCGTGTTTAAAAGGCTCCTTCAAACCTTCACCTATAACTTTAAGTAGTTCAACCAACAGCTCGTTATTACTACTAATATCAAACTCATCTATTAACCGGTCCATTAAAATCGACTTCTTCAGCCCTTCATCTGCTCCAATCCTCGCCATCTCCCCGTCAACACCATTACCATCGATAATGCCCTTAAGATATCTTCTTACTACTGCTTTAACTTTGTTTTCTGTTTCCTTTAAAGCTAAGGACTTCTTCTCTTCCTCATCCATGACAAGATCTTTTGTTCTCTCCATGGCCAATTCTATTGCGCTTTTTATAGCTGACATCCTACACCTCTGAAGTACCAATTCGCCTTCATTTCATTCATATAACTTTATTGACTTCGTCCGTGTACCCGCTTGCGGGTGTTCCTCGACATACTAAAATGTACGCCTCCGTCGCCCGGGTACCCTCCGGGTGCTATATTTGAATCCAAATTGGTATAAGATAACAAGAAGGCAAAAAACCTTCTATTTGTGTCTGTAGTCCACAACATCATTTATTCCCGAAATCAACCGGATAAGCATCGCCTTTATCGTACACCTGGGGGCTATATTCTACCACAAGTGCATCCTCAAGCCCGTAGAAGATATGTCCGCAATTTGTCTTTACGCGTATCCTGTCGCCTTTTACCAGGATATGATCTTCCTTCCTGGAGGTGTCCATGTCCAGGAATATTGCCTGTATCCTGCCGCTTATCACATAGAATGTCTCTTCTTTATGTTTATGAACATGACTCCCTCTGAAAAATCCCTTTTTTAATTCAAAAAATGCCAGATGCCTTATTTCCTCTTTATATGCAATCTGGGCAAATTCTCCCTTTTCCTCTATCCACCATTTTGCACCATCCACATCCTTTGTATTGGGAAGCTTTTCTATCGTTACCATGTCCATCATAACCTCACACATATCATTTAAATTTTTAACATAATATAAAGGTTACATTGAAAGTGGTCAAGGAAAAGAGTGAGATAATGCTAAAACGCGCCTGTGCCCCGACCTTTTACATTCCGTTTTCATTTTTGTGTTTGGCCAAGGGCATGTTCGGGGAAAATGAACCGGCCTCTCCCTGTTAAAATTCAAGGGCAAACTCTTATATGTAGACCCGTGATAAAACAGTG
Protein-coding sequences here:
- a CDS encoding cupin domain-containing protein, whose protein sequence is MMDMVTIEKLPNTKDVDGAKWWIEEKGEFAQIAYKEEIRHLAFFELKKGFFRGSHVHKHKEETFYVISGRIQAIFLDMDTSRKEDHILVKGDRIRVKTNCGHIFYGLEDALVVEYSPQVYDKGDAYPVDFGNK
- a CDS encoding TIGR02757 family protein; the encoded protein is MQGLADNDPVEFLHRYGENRDKEIAGFLASQFAYGKIDLFKRFLTSIFKLMGGNLGAFIQQGDFSGFNSLYYRFQKGEDIADLFNVLKKIIDEFDSIGKMIEYFYQGDTRETLWKVREHFFGKSNELTFFFPKPLKSSPLKRWNLYFRWMVRKDEVDIGLWNFIDKKNLIIPLDTHLFKIGRCLGWTGCKTPTYRAAKEITEALKKFSPEDPLKYDLFLCHRVGIGAECTGKKTAGCKKKCVIY